The following coding sequences lie in one Cloeon dipterum chromosome 1, ieCloDipt1.1, whole genome shotgun sequence genomic window:
- the LOC135934765 gene encoding probable chitinase 10 codes for MILLSLPPYPDALKGFNFSALEPIVDFFPIYSFNYGFHSLPVVKQNSPLFDQKHIVESIVAKQGSYSKLIIGVSSDIEYFVLSDKKNNKVGAPQKMWKGGWMPLAEGCKRIRNGSYLIVRDPYASNYATLNTEWFSFEDYASMERKADFVKRNNIAGMWIKYAVCDDYNGDCGCGIRPFTRMVAELLRAEGGCTYVPCP; via the exons ATGATTCTGCTCTCTCTGCCACCTTATCCGGACGCTCTTAAAG gttttaatttttctgcgtTGGAGCCGATTGTTGATTTCTTTCCAATTTACTCGTTCAACTATGGTTTCCACTCCTTGCCAGTTGTGAAGCAAAATTCTCCCCTGTTCGACCAG AAACACATAGTGGAGTCAATTGTGGCGAAACAAGGATCGTATTCAAAACTCATCATCGGAGTTTCATCTGACAtagaatattttgttcttagcgacaaaaagaataataaagtCGGCGCTCCGCAAAAGATGTGGAAGGGCGGGTGGATGCCACTTGCTGAG GGGTGCAAGCGAATAAGAAATGGATCTTATTTAATAGTTCGAGACCCATATGCGTCAAACTACGCTACTCTCAACACTGAATGGTTTAGCTTTGAAGATTACGCATCGATGGAAAGAAAG GCAGACTTCGTGAAACGTAACAATATAGCAGGGATGTGGATTAAGTATGCAGTGTGTGATGACTACAACGGCGACTGTGGATGCGGTATAAGACCATTTACGAGAATGGTAGCAGAATTACTCAGAGCTGAGGGTGGTTGCACGTACGTCCCTTGCCCCTAG